One Pseudonocardia sediminis DNA window includes the following coding sequences:
- a CDS encoding SdpI family protein: MTLRLVLGVLLVLIGAVLVAVAVLGGRARLPRNRFAGVRTRSSLHSGPAFVAANRVAAPLLGAAGAIGVVGGAVVLSGPPAALAWVVTGVSAVAVLLLAGVGGALGDRAAAALVAELPAPETCGGACTGCDLVAGCRPTSR, translated from the coding sequence ATGACCCTTCGCCTCGTGCTCGGCGTGCTGCTGGTGCTGATCGGTGCCGTGCTGGTCGCGGTCGCCGTGCTCGGCGGGCGTGCCCGGCTCCCGCGCAACCGGTTCGCCGGTGTCCGCACCCGGTCGAGCCTGCACAGCGGGCCGGCGTTCGTGGCCGCGAACCGGGTCGCGGCGCCGCTGCTCGGTGCCGCGGGGGCGATCGGGGTCGTCGGCGGTGCCGTCGTGCTGTCCGGTCCGCCGGCCGCCCTGGCCTGGGTCGTCACCGGGGTGTCCGCCGTCGCCGTGCTGCTGCTCGCCGGAGTGGGCGGGGCGCTGGGTGACCGGGCCGCCGCCGCGCTGGTGGCCGAGCTCCCGGCCCCGGAGACGTGCGGCGGGGCCTGCACCGGCTGCGACCTGGTCGCCGGCTGCCGTCCGACATCGCGG